The following coding sequences lie in one Oryctolagus cuniculus chromosome 7, mOryCun1.1, whole genome shotgun sequence genomic window:
- the LOC100338830 gene encoding chymotrypsin-like elastase family member 3B: MLRLLSSLLLVALASGSGQPCPTSSRVVNGEDAVPYSWPWQAMVLFEEDGALYFICGGTLIDPDWVMTAGHCFPYTGTYWVLLGEHDITVSEGPEQFIPGEKIIVHPDYDDDASKGNDIALIKLLHSAEVTEEVQPACLAPRDYLLPHGTECYITGWGTTSTGGSTPNILQQGLLPVVDYEHCSKPDWWGSTVKEIHVCAGGDEVAGCNGDSGGPLNCPTEDSSWQVHGLASFVSSRGCDTLQKPTVFTRVSAFIPWIEETIANN, from the exons ATGCTCCGGCTGCTGAGTTCCCTCCTGCTGGTGGCCCTTG cctCGGGCTCTGGCCAACCTTGCCCCACCTCCAGCCGCGTGGTCAACGGTGAGGACGCGGTCCCCTACAGCTGGCCCTGGCAG GCCATGGTGCTGTTTGAGGAGGACGGGGCCCTGTACTTCATCTGTGGCGGGACCCTCATCGACCCTGACTGGGTTATGACTGCCGGCCACTGCTTCCC CTACACCGGGACCTACTGGGTGCTGCTGGGTGAGCACGACATTACTGTCTCCGAGGGACCTGAGCAGTTCATCCCCGGGGAGAAGATCATCGTGCACCCAGACTATGATGACGACGCGTCCAAGGG CAATGACATCGCCCTCATCAAGCTGTTACACAGCGCAGAGGTGACAGAGGAAGTCCAGCCCGCCTGCCTTGCCCCCCGTGACTACCTCCTGCCCCACGGGACGGAATGCTACATCACCGGCTGGGGCACCACCTCCA CTGGAGGGTCAACCCCAAACATTCTACAGcaggggctgctgcctgtggtggaCTACGAACACTGCTCCAAGCCAGATTGGTGGGGCTCCACTGTGAAAGAGATCCATGTGTGTGCCGGTGGCGACGAAGTCGCTGGCTGTAAT GGTGACTCCGGGGGACCCCTCAACTGCCCCACAGAAGATAGCTCCTGGCAGGTGCACGGCTTGGCCAGTTTCGTCTCCTCCCGAGGCTGTGACACCCTCCAGAAGCCCACGGTGTTCACCCGAGTGTCGGCCTTCA